From Candidatus Polarisedimenticolia bacterium, the proteins below share one genomic window:
- a CDS encoding FAD-dependent thymidylate synthase, which yields MTTKTPPLLEHRAARFLSPEPEVRIAQAFQRSFDNMVATARTCYSASGIIVEDDVSGVESLPPEKRESKRKRRDQLARDLYEAGHHTTLQHAHFQFTLNNVSRQFIWSFLHSHPFYNSEQVSQRYVEVKPGNCAIPPLSGQARSVYERTVERQVSAYQELCHTLVPLVEAEYYERFPARDRRRDLYGKEVQKKAQEVARYVLPVATFAYLYHTISGLTLLRYYRMANQLDAPLEQRIVLEKMVEELLRLEPDYRVILQEPMEPEEMPEFQALGGASQWADPARARRFASEFDAELGPLISKLVDAPAQNEAILARAVREILGLPAGEMTDDEAIARVMDPSRNAYLGEALNLDTHSKLSRAMFHAHYTFRKRLSHTADSQNQRHRLTPGSRPILAAHLAGDPDFATPGLIRRDAAIERRYQEVMSLSWEGIRTLQDLGVDPEFALYLLPNAANVRFTESADLLNLRHKHTMRLCYNAQEEIWQASWEEALQIREINPRIGAYLLPPCTLRYMAGSTPYCPEGRRYCGEPVWKLPIQEYKRAI from the coding sequence ATGACCACGAAGACTCCACCTCTCCTCGAGCACCGCGCCGCGCGCTTTCTCTCCCCCGAGCCGGAGGTGAGAATCGCCCAGGCCTTCCAGCGCTCTTTCGACAACATGGTCGCCACGGCGCGCACCTGCTATTCAGCCAGCGGCATCATCGTCGAGGACGATGTCTCGGGTGTGGAGAGCCTGCCGCCCGAGAAGCGGGAGAGCAAGCGCAAGCGGCGCGACCAGCTGGCCCGGGATCTGTACGAGGCCGGACACCACACCACGCTGCAGCACGCCCATTTCCAGTTCACGCTGAACAACGTCTCGCGGCAGTTCATCTGGTCCTTCCTGCACAGCCATCCCTTCTACAACTCCGAGCAGGTGAGCCAGCGCTACGTCGAGGTCAAGCCGGGGAACTGTGCCATCCCGCCGCTTTCGGGGCAGGCGCGTAGCGTCTACGAGCGCACGGTGGAGCGCCAGGTCTCGGCCTACCAGGAGCTGTGCCACACCCTGGTGCCGCTGGTCGAGGCCGAGTACTACGAGCGCTTCCCGGCCCGGGACCGGCGCCGCGACCTCTACGGCAAGGAGGTGCAGAAGAAGGCTCAGGAGGTGGCGCGCTATGTCCTTCCGGTGGCCACCTTCGCCTACCTCTACCACACCATCAGCGGCTTGACGCTGCTGCGCTACTACCGCATGGCGAACCAGCTCGACGCGCCGCTGGAGCAGCGCATCGTCCTGGAGAAGATGGTCGAGGAGCTCTTGCGCCTGGAGCCCGATTACCGCGTCATCCTGCAGGAGCCGATGGAACCGGAGGAGATGCCCGAGTTCCAGGCGCTCGGGGGAGCTTCCCAGTGGGCCGACCCGGCCCGCGCCCGGCGATTCGCGTCGGAGTTCGACGCCGAGCTGGGACCCCTGATATCGAAGCTGGTGGATGCGCCGGCGCAGAACGAGGCGATTCTGGCACGCGCGGTGCGCGAGATCCTCGGCCTTCCGGCCGGCGAGATGACCGACGACGAGGCGATCGCCCGGGTCATGGATCCTTCCCGCAACGCTTACCTGGGTGAGGCGCTGAACCTCGACACCCACTCCAAGCTGAGCCGAGCCATGTTCCATGCGCACTACACTTTCCGCAAGCGCCTCAGCCACACGGCCGACTCGCAGAATCAGCGCCATCGCCTCACTCCCGGCTCGCGCCCCATCCTCGCCGCCCACCTCGCCGGCGATCCCGATTTCGCGACGCCGGGCCTGATCCGGCGCGACGCCGCCATCGAGCGGCGCTACCAGGAGGTGATGAGCTTGTCGTGGGAGGGAATCCGGACGCTGCAGGACCTGGGAGTGGATCCGGAATTCGCGCTCTACCTTCTGCCGAACGCCGCCAACGTCCGCTTCACCGAGTCGGCCGACCTGCTCAACCTGCGCCACAAGCACACGATGCGGCTGTGCTACAACGCCCAGGAGGAGATCTGGCAGGCGTCGTGGGAGGAAGCGCTGCAGATTCGGGAGATCAATCCACGCATCGGCGCCTACCTGCTGCCCCCCTGCACCCTGCGGTACATGGCGGGCTCCACGCCCTACTGTCCCGAGGGAAGGCGCTACTGCGGCGAGCCGGTCTGGAAGCTCCCCATCCAGGAATACAAGCGCGCGATTTGA
- a CDS encoding sulfite oxidase-like oxidoreductase: MSSAEPPRLPPGQVQTRKWPVLTFGETPRIDLATWRFRLFGRVAREISLTWEDFKALPRVERISDIHCVTRWSRLDNRWEGVLARELVRLAQPKPAARFVMVHGYGDYTTNLPLEALQGDDVLFALKHDGADLEPEHGGPLRLVVPRLYFWKSAKWASGLEFMDHDRAGFWERNGYHMHGDPWTEERHSGW; the protein is encoded by the coding sequence ATGAGCTCCGCGGAGCCCCCTCGCCTTCCCCCCGGGCAGGTACAGACCCGCAAATGGCCTGTTCTGACCTTTGGAGAGACGCCTCGCATCGATCTGGCGACCTGGCGCTTTCGACTTTTCGGCCGGGTCGCCCGCGAGATCAGCCTGACCTGGGAAGATTTCAAAGCCCTGCCACGAGTGGAGCGCATCTCCGACATCCACTGCGTCACCCGCTGGAGCCGACTCGACAATCGCTGGGAGGGAGTCCTTGCCCGCGAGCTGGTGCGCCTCGCGCAGCCGAAGCCTGCGGCCCGCTTCGTGATGGTGCACGGCTATGGCGATTACACCACCAACCTGCCTCTCGAGGCGTTGCAGGGCGACGATGTCCTTTTCGCGCTCAAGCACGACGGTGCGGACCTGGAGCCGGAGCACGGAGGGCCGCTGCGGCTCGTGGTTCCCCGGCTCTATTTCTGGAAGAGCGCCAAATGGGCCAGCGGCCTCGAGTTCATGGACCACGACCGGGCGGGATTCTGGGAGCGCAATGGGTACCACATGCACGGCGACCCCTGGACCGAGGAGCGCCATAGCGGCTGGTGA